Part of the Desulforegula conservatrix Mb1Pa genome is shown below.
AATTTGACGCCTTCTGCCGAAGAAATCCATGAAAAGTGAATTCTTCCAGGCTCGACGCCATGATATTCAAGGAAATCCCTCAATAAAATGAATTTTCTGCGTGCATAGTAATTGCCTGTAATATAATGGCAGTCGCCGGGATGACAGCCTGAAATCCAGACACCGTCAGCTCCGTTATGAAATGCAGAAAGAATCATTTTCGGAGACACGCGGCCGGAACACGGAACCCTTACAACCCTTACGTTTGGCGGATACTGGAATCTGCTTACGCCCGCAAGGTCGGCAGCTCCATATGTACACCAGTTGCACAGTATCGTGACTATTTTTGGTTCAAACTCGCTCATCTTACCTCCTGTACCTGTTTCAAAATAGAATTCTGAAACAGGCATGAAATATTTTTAGAAACCCTTAAATTATAAGATTTCTGCTTCTCTGTGTAGAATCCGCAAAATCCAGCAGATTTTTAAGCCTCATTCCAGGAAAGTCCCTCATGAAAATGCTGTTGCCAGACCTTTCCAAAAGAGTTT
Proteins encoded:
- a CDS encoding hydrogenase iron-sulfur subunit; the protein is MSEFEPKIVTILCNWCTYGAADLAGVSRFQYPPNVRVVRVPCSGRVSPKMILSAFHNGADGVWISGCHPGDCHYITGNYYARRKFILLRDFLEYHGVEPGRIHFSWISSAEGVKFAEVARDVVEAVRKVGPAKYFKKDKLEGIAA